Below is a window of Chloroflexota bacterium DNA.
AACCCGACACGCTTGAATCTCGCGTCGGCAACACGCCTCTCATCCGTCTCAACCGGGTGACGGCCAACCTGCTGCCGACCGTTCAAGTGTTCGCCAAAGCCGAATGGTTCAACCCCAGCGGCTCGGTCAAAGACCGTCCGGCGCAAAGTATCATTCGCGACGCGATTGAGACTGGCAAGCTCAACCCGGCTAAAGGCCAACGCCTGTTGGACTCGACTTCGGGCAACATGGGCATCGCGTATGCCACCTTCGGCGCGGCGCGCGGTCTGGGCGTCACCCTGGCCGTGCCCGGCAACGCCAGCCCGGAGCGGCTCGCCATCCTGCGCGCCCTCGGCGCGGAAGTCGTCATCACCGACCCGCTCGAAGGCTCGGACGGCGCAATTCTCGAAGCCCGGCGGCTGGCGACAGAGCAACCCGATCGTTACTATTACGCCAACCAGTACAACAACACGGCCAACTGGCAAGCGCACTACTTTGGCACCGGCCCGGAGATCATCGCTCAAACGGACAGCCAGGTGACTCACTTTGTAGCCGGG
It encodes the following:
- a CDS encoding cysteine synthase family protein, with translation MLTRPRINFLYAEPDTLESRVGNTPLIRLNRVTANLLPTVQVFAKAEWFNPSGSVKDRPAQSIIRDAIETGKLNPAKGQRLLDSTSGNMGIAYATFGAARGLGVTLAVPGNASPERLAILRALGAEVVITDPLEGSDGAILEARRLATEQPDRYYYANQYNNTANWQAHYFGTGPEIIAQTDSQVTHFVAGLGTSGTFVGTGRRLKEYNPAIQLAAMQPDAPFHGLEGLKHMDSAIKPGIYDEGLADVNIAVDTEEAQCMTLRLAREEGLFVGISAGAATVAALKVASTLSEGVVVTVFPDAGFKYLSERFWGTSL